The DNA window TGCTCGTCTATCATCCGCTCGACCTGTTCAACGCCGGCTTCCAACTCAGTTTCGGCACCGTGCTCGGGCTGATCCTCCTGACAGAGCCGACGCTGCGTTCGCTCGAAACCGCCACCGGCTACAATGACCCCGACGCCGTCGTGCGGCGCAGCTTCCAGACGCCGACCCGCTGGGGCCGAATCAAGGACGCGGCGAATCGCGCGGTACTCACGTCGCTCGCGGCCGGCATCGTGGCGTGGCTCGTCTCGATGCCGCTTATCGCGCTGCACTTCGAACAGCTCAACCCCTGGGCGATCGTCGCCGGCATCGCACTGGCGGTGTTCGTGCTGGTCGCACTTGCCGGCGGAATGCTCAAGCTGCTGCTGACGTTCTGCTGGCCGTCGCTGGCCGACACCTGGGCGACCGTCGCCGCTACGCCCATCCGATGGATGCGAGGCGTCGTCGAGTGGCTCGGTACCTGGCCCTTCGCGGACATCCCCGTTCCGCCGTCGCCCTGGTGGCTCCTTCTGCTTTTCTACGTACTGCTCCTGACGGCGATCTGGCGGACCAAGCCCGACAGCCTGCGCTGGGTCCTTCGCCTGGGGCGGCTGGCCGTCGCGATGTTCATCGTCCTGCCGCCGCTGCAGGCCTACGTCAATCCGCCCGTCCCCGGCGGCACGGTGCGGGTCACGCTGCTCGCGGTCGGCGCCGGCCAGTGCGCCGTGGTGCAGCCCCCCGGCGGACGAACACTCCTGGTCGATGCCGGCTCCTCCAGCCTCGCCGACCTGGTCGGCAAGTGCCTCGGCCCGTTCCTTCGCCACGCGCGATGTACGGGCGTCGATACGCTGATGCTCAGTCATGCCGACCACGACCACGTCTCGGCCGCCGTTGAAGTCGTCCGCTCTTACCAGGTCCGCGAGGTACTGGCCGGCAATCGGTTCACCGCCCACGCGCAATCGAACCCGCAGACCCGGCGGCTCATCGATGACCTCGGCGCCCTGAACCGACCGCCACGCATCGTCCTACCCGGCGAACGCACCCCACTGGCGCAGGACACCGCGATCGAAATCCTCTGGCCTCCCGCCGCCGCCGGCATCGCCGAGCCCAAGCTCACCACCAACGACGGCTCACTGGTCTTCCGCCTGAAACATGCCGGCCGGACCATCCTCTTCCCCGGCGACATCCAGGACGGCGCGATGCGGGAGCTCCTGCGGAACCCGTCGCAGTTGAAGGCCGATGTCCTGGTCGCCATGCACCACGGCTCTGCCGAAACGATGACCGAGGCGTTCATCGCGGCGGTCGATCCGCAGTTCGTGGTCTCGAGCAACGACCGCACGCTCAGCGGCAAGCAACGCCAGTTCGAACGCCTGCTCGCAAATCGCCTCCTGCTTCGCACGAACGACGCCGGAGCGATTACCATCACGATCGACGAGCAGGGTGCGCTGCGGGTCGTGCCGTTTATTACATCGCCCCAGACATCAACTCAGACATCACAACAGACATCGTTCCTGACAAGACCGCCGGAAGGACCATGACCGAAATCAAAGCCAATAAGCTCGCCGTCGCAAGCTGCGTGCTGGCGATCGCGGTATTCGCCCTCGGACTCGTGATGCCGATCGGACCGATGCTGCACGACCCCGAGCCGGCGATCCGCGGCCGCGCCGAGGGACGCCTGATCGGACACATCGTTTTCGCGGTCGTCGGCATGGTGTTCGGCGGCATCGCGATGGGTGCGGCACGCCGGTTCGGTCGGCCGGACATCAGGATCAAGGCGATCATCGGCATGGTCGCTTGTGCCGCGATCACCGCGGTCCGCGTCATGATGCTGGTCAACGGCTGATCCGGACGATGGCGCGGTCCCACGATTCGCGGCGTTCGGGATTCATGTGCCCGTCGCCGCCGCGCATCGGACGCCGTACAATCCGCGACCCCATGCAAGACCCGGCCGATCCAGTCAGTTCGTTGCCACCGCCGCCGCGGCCGGTGCTCCCGCGCATCAGCCGTCGAGCCTGGTCCGAACCCACCGTCAGGTTCTGGTGGGTGCTCGCGTTCGTCCTGCTGGCGCTCGCTCCTTTCGTCGGGGCCGGGCCGTTCCGGCAGTGGCAGAAACTGTCCCGGCTCTCGACCGAGCCGGCGGTCAACGCGAAAGTCCTGCGGACCGACCGCGAAACCGTAACCGGCCGCCCGACGCTGGCCGGCGCACAGGTGCAGATCGAGATCGCCGCCCCGTCGCCGCGGCAGCTCTGGGGAACACTCGACGGCTGGACGAAGGGCCCGCTCCCGCGCATCGGCGACACGATCGAAATCCGCCTCGACCCCGACGACCCCGACGCCTGGGCCGTCGTCCACCAGGTGCCGCCGATGATTTCTGCCCTGGCCACCGGGCTCTCCATCGCAGCGATCGCGGTTCTTCCACTGCTGGCGGCGTTCGTCCTTCGCGCCCGCGTGCTAAAGGTCTGGCGTCACGGTCAGCTCCGCGAAGCCGCGGTCGTCGGCCAGCAGCAGACGGCACTCGCGCCCGGCGCCTACGCGCTGCGCTGCGTCTGGATCGACGGCGACGGACCCACGACCTCCGCGGCACGCGGCAAAGCCAGGCCCGACCGCTCGATCTTCCGCGTCTTCGTTCCCAAGCGCACGCAACCGGCGCTCGACCGCGACGCCGTCGTTCACGTGCTCGCCCTTCCCGACGGCGGCAAACGACTGGCACTGGACTGGTTCAACGCCTGACGCTAACCCCACCCGACTTCCGCCGAAACAGGAGTGCCCACGCATGAAACCCGCACGATCGACCACCATCCTTTCCGTCCGGCGCGGTGACCAGGTTGCGCTCGGCGGCGACGGGCAGGTGACCCTCGGGAATGTCGTCGCCAAGGCCGACGCGACCAAGATCCGCCGCCTCGCCGGTGGCCGCGTGCTGGCCGGCTTTGCCGGCGCGGCGGCCGACGCGTTCGCCCTGATCGAGCGGTTCGAGAAAAAGCTCGCCGAGTTCCCCGACAACACCCGCCGGGCCGTCATCGAGCTGGCCAAGGACTGGCGGACCGACCGCGCCATGCGCCGCCTCGAAGCCATGCTCGCCGTCGCCGACAAAACCACGAGCCTGATCGTCAGCGGTGCCGGCGACGTCATCGAACCGACCGACGGCGTCATCGGCATCGGTTCCGGCGGCCCCTACGCCTTGTCGGCCGCTAAAGCGCTACTCAGCCATTCCACCCTGACCGCCAGGGAAATCGTCGAAGCCTCCCTTCAGATCGCCGGAGAAGTCTGCATCTACACCAATACCAACATCAAGGTCGAAGTCCTCTAAAAGGCGCTCGGTCATCGATTACGGCTACTTGTAGTGCGGCAGAAGAATCATCATGGCTTCCAACTTAAGGCCGACGGCACCTCACTCAGATGAGGTAACCGCAGATTGCGCAGATCTCGCAGATTGCTCTGTCTCAAATCTGCGCAATCTGCGAAATCTGCGGTTCCTCGCCGCATTTTCGGAGCAGGCACGGTTGCCAGGCGACCCAGGGGCCCGCAAGTTGCACCCGCTTTCGATGCCGACCCGACCGCGCGATGGAAACATCCGCCGAGTTCCGCTACTATTTCGCCCCCGTCAACACCGGTTGGCGGGGAGCCCGGAGAGATGGCCGAGCGGCTGAAGGCGCAGCACTGGAAATGCTGTTGGCGGCTTAAACCGTCACGCGAGTTCGAATCTCGCTCTCTCCGCTAGTCCCGCCGCCCGCCAAAGCATTGGCGGGCGGCGTCGTTTCAAAACCCACCAGGGCGGCGCCGCGAGCCCAAGGCCCAAGGCGAACGCCGAACACCGAACGCCCAACTTCGAACACCGAATCAGCAGGCGCGGATTGCCGAACGAACCCGAGGCGAACGTAGGGTGGGGTTCACCCCACCGCACCCCGTGGACCACCGGCGATGTTCCTGCCGTCCGACGTTACGTCCCGCGCCGAACGAACCCGGCGCAACTCCGCCGAACGAACCCGGCGCGGTCGGACGACACTCGATCAACGCGACCAACCCGCCCGGGGACGCTCCGCTTCGCGTCGCGGCTAACCCGTCGCCGGAAGCACATAACCTGTCGTCGCAAGTGCGCAACCCTCGTCGCGGAGTGCGTGCAGGGTTCGATCCGTCCCACGAAGAGGGTTAGCCGCGACGCGGAGCGGAGCGTTCGCGCAACCTCGCCGAACGAACCCAGGACTCGACGCAAACATCGAACGTCGAACACCCAACGTCGAACACCAAATCGCACAACACAGACTGCCGAACGAACCCGAGACCACACCCGCAAACCCGGGGCTCCGCGAGTACGCTGCGCCCGCGGCTTGTTGGCCGAACGAACCCAGCACGACATCGCCGAACGAACCCAAGTGATCGATCAGCGTGCCCACGTCGTCTCTTTCGTCTCCAAGTCTCCACGTCTCCAAAACACCAACACCACCCCGGCCCGACCGACACCGACCGTCCACGGACGGCCATCTCCACGGAGTAGACGCCGATGCCGACAGATCACACCCGCCGACCGGCGCATGGAGGAAGGACGCCGCCCGTCCCAGGGCGACGCCGGATATTGTTCTATATATGTTAGGTACGCGGCCGCGGAAGACAAGCAAAATCCGCCCGGCGTCACACGCTGACAAGATCCCCTGGCGACCACGTGATCCCGACCGCGCCGCCCGCCCCCGGCCGACCCCGTGTGGCACGGGTAGGGTGTCGTGGGCAAGCGTACCCGCTTGCCGGTGGCGATCGCCGACCGACGCTCGACGCGTGCATCGTGTGCTTCGAAGCTGCTTCGTATGACGAGGCCTTCGAGAAGGCTAAGCGGGAATCGGACCACTACGTGGCATCCGCCGAGTTTGCCGAGTGCGAGGCCTTCGAGCAGCTACAGGCGTACCAGCAGGATGGCGACCCGCTGATCGACGGGTACGAGGTTTACTCCAAACTGTACGAGTCACGGGAGTCACTGGGCGAGTTCTACGCGAACAGGTTCGAGAGGTACGAGTATCATCCGGAGTAGGCGGGCGATGTGCCCGTAGTAGAAATAACGGGGACCGGTAGAGGAAACGTAGAGAAGCCGGGACGGCTCCGTCGCTTCGTCGGCCTCGGCCAATGAATGTGCCTACGATCGGCAAAAGGAGCGTGAGCGGTGAAGTTGTACCTGGCGAGAATGTTCCGATATGTGGCGTGGGCTGACCGCAGGACGTTGGCGGCTGTGCGCGTCACGCCGGCGGCACACGCCGAGGCCTTGCCGCTGCTGGCCCACCTGCTCGCCGCGGAGCACGTCTGGCTGGCACGACTCGAGAATCGCGACCCCAGCCACCCCGTCTGGCCGACGCTGAGCCTCGACGCGTGCGACTCGCTGGCCGCCGAGAACGAGGCCGGCTACCAGGCGTTCATCGGGCGACTCGGTGATGGCCCGACGGGATCGGTCCGCTACCGGACCACCCAGGGGCAAGCGTTCGTCACGCCTGTCCTCGACATCCTTTCGCAAGTCATCACCCACGGACCATACCACCGTGGGCAGATCGCCAAGATCATCGGCCGGACTGGCGGAGCGGTCATCAACACGGACTTCATCACCTTCACCCGAGAGGCCGAGCCGGCCGGATAGTTGGCAGGGTGGGGTCCACCCTACCGCATCGCGAATGAGAACCGGCTGTGTGGGTTCGCTGTCGGCGTTTGAACGCGCCGAGTCGGATGGTTCGTCCCGCCCGGCGATGGGCACCGCTCGTCATCGAACATGTTGCGGTGGGGTGAACCCCACCCTACGGAGAACAGGTGAACGCCATGCGAAACGCCTTGACCGCTGTGTGCCTGCTTGCGATCAACCTGTGCGGCCTTCCGGCGTTCGGGCAGGTTGCTGGCGGGGGCGATCGGTTCGGGGCGGACGCTTTGCTGGCGGGGCGGGGCGAAGCGGACGGGGCGGTTCGGTCGGCGGCCGATTGGCCGCGTCGGCGCGATCGGCTGCTGGAGGCGATGCAGCGGGTCATGGGGCCGCTGCCGGCGCCGTCGGCGGCGCCGCTGGACGTCAAAGTGCTGGCCGAAGAGCGCGGCAGGACGTTCGTCCGTCAGACCATCGAATACACCGCCGAGGTAGACCCGCGCAGCGGCCGGGCCGAGCGGGTGCCGGCGTACCTGTATCTGCCGATCGACCTGAAGGCCGGCGAGAAGCGGCCGGCGGTGCTCGCCCTGCACCCAACATCAAAGCTGGGCAAGGCCGAGATCGCCGGCGCCGGCAAGCCCAACCGCCAGTACGGGCTGGAGCTGGCCGAGCGCGGTTACGTGGTGATCTGCCCCGACTACCCGTCGTTCGGTGACTATGCCAAGGACTTTGCCGCGTCGCCGCACGCTTCGGGGACGATGCAGGGGATCGTCAACCATCGCCGGGCTGTCGACCTGCTGATCTCGCTTTCGCAGGTGGACGGCGAGCGGATCGGCGCGATCGGGCATTCGCTGGGCGGGCACAACGCACTGTTCATCGCGGCGTTCGACTCCCGCATTAAAGCGGCCGTCACGAGCTGCGGCTGGAACCTGTTCCCCGACTACTACAAGGGAGACCTGACCGGCTGGAGCAGCGACCGGTACATGCCGCGCATCAAGTCGGAGTTCGGCCGATCGCCCGACCGGATGCCGTTCGATTTTCATGAGGTGATCGCCACGATCGCACCCCGCGCGGTGCTGAGCATCTCGCCGACACAGGATGCGAACTTCGCGGCGGAAGGGGTTCGCAAGGCGGTGCCTTCGGTCGCGGCGGTTTATGCGCTGCTGGGAGCCGAGCGGGCGTTTGAGGTGGAATACCCGGAGTGTGCGCATGACTTCCCGCCGGCGATGCGGGACCGGGCGTACCGGTTTCTGGATGTCGCGCTGCGGGTGCAAACTGACGGGCGCGGCAGATGAGTCACCACCACGGCGGATGAATCACCACGGAGGCACGGAGACACGGAGGGGCGCCCGGGGACCCAAGGTGTTGGCGTGATGAGAGGCTGGATGTCGGGTCCTCAGTGCCCCGCGTTTGTCGCCAACTCGTCTGCTCCGAGAATGCTGAAATGAACCGCAGATTGCGCAGATTGCGCAGATTTGGGAGAAAGCAATCTGCGACATCTGCGCAATCTGCGGTTCAGTTCGGCGTGCACAGGACGTGTTCCATCCCGGTTCTTCAGCCGGCGGCGTGCGTTCAATAGATGACGCGGAAGGAGCCGTCGGGCAGCGCGACGGCGGAGGGGACGCTCCAAACCGGGATGCCGGGTGCCTGGCCGGACTCGCCGGCGATCGGTTTGCCAGCGGCATCGAAGAGCTGCCAGGCGAGGGTTCCTCCCTTGTTCCAGCCGGTGCCTTCGGCCCAGGCGACCAGTATTTGTCCGCGGGAATTCGCGGCGACGCTGGGGTGCTTGCGGCTCTTTCCGTCGCCGGGCACCGACATCATGACAGTGGGCTTGGTCGCACCGGCGGTCAGCAGCGCGACGCGAATCTGCCCGGTCGTCTCCCATGCGGCGGCGAGCGACCGGCCGCCATCGGCCGCCACGCTGGTACAGGCGGCGGTGCTCATGACGCAGGTCGCGACCTGCCAGGGGTCGGCGACGGCGACCTGAAACGATTTGCCGTGGTCGTCGGACACGAGCATCTGGATATCGCGGTGGATGGCCTGGCTCGCCGAGCGGTACAGGATCAGCACGCGACCTTTGTCGCCGCAGTAAATGCGCATGCCGCAGCAGGCGCACACGCCATTGGGTTGGGGGTTGGCGGCGGTTTCGGGGGCGAAGGTTTTGCCGTCGTCCTGGGATCGGCTGATCCAGACTTGTCGCCCCTCTTCGCCTTCGGACTTGCCGGGATGGGCCGGTGCGTGCCAAGCGACGTAGACGTTGCCGTCGGCATCGGCGGCGACGGACCCGCCGCCGTCGAGGCCGGGGTGTCCGGCCCCGACGTTGCGTTGCGGTTCGAACGCGTCGCCGGCGTCGTTGAGCCGGGTGTAGAGCATGGGGGCGAGCTTGCCCGACTTGGGCTCGGCCTTGGAAGAGCCCATCCATGCGACGTGGATCCGATCGCCACGGCCGACGGACAGGTGCGGGCCGCGAACGGTTCCGGTGACGATGACGCTTTCGGGCCCGCTGTTGACCCGGATGGGTTTGGTGAAGGTCGCCCCGCCGTCGTCCGAGCGGACGTAGTAGGCGTCGGCGGCCATGGGATCGCCTTTGACGTACATCAGGTGCAGCCGTCCGCGGGAGTCGATCGCGGCCTGCGGAAAGATGCCGCGGTCGGGGACGCGAAGCGTTTTGACGGCTGGCGCGTCCACCGCGGCGACCGCCTGCGCGGTGGACGCCAGTGCCGAGGCGAGCAGTACCATGACGAGCAGCGCTGCGGCCCAGAACGGGGCCGCGGCGCAGCAGCGGATTGGCCTGGGGCTGTTTGGTCTCGCTGTTCTCATGGGCGGTCGGTCCTGTTAGAAACGGGCGCGGAACTCAGTGCTGATGTGGGGAGGTACCGGCCGGCGTCGGTCTGGTTGTCGGGCCGGTTGATGGATTGCCTTTTGGCCGAGCCGCGGCAGCGATGCCCGGGGGCGGCTTGGGCGCGGTGCTGCCGTCGGCGGCGATGCCGTTGGCTTGCAACTGCTCGGCCGTTGCCGGCAGCGATCGGTCGCCGGGCTTGTCCTGGTACCAGCCGGGATCGGCGTTGTCTCCGTTGGGGAGCGTTTCGCGCACCTTCAGGATGGTGAACATGCCGCCCATGGTGATGTAGTCGTGCGGTCCTTTGCCGCCGACCATGGGAATGCTGTTGGGCGGAACGGCCATCCCCATGTCCCCCATGTCGCCCATGCCGTGCTGGCCCATGGTCATGTAGTCGGGCAGGAGCTTGCGTATCTTGTCGTCGAGGCCGGCGGGATCGACGCCGATCATGTTGGGCAGGCCGTGCCCCATCTGGTTCATCACGTGGTGGGTCATGTGGCAGTGCATGGCCCAGTCGCCGAGGTTGTCGGCGACGAACTCGACGGTGCGTGTGGAACCGACCGGCACGAGCACGGTGGTTTCCGGCCACTGGCCGGCCTCGGGGATGCGGCCGCCGTCGGTCTCGGTGACCTTGAAGTAGTAGCCGTGCAGGTGAATGGGGTGATGATCCATCGCCGACAGGTTGCCGAAGCGCATGCGGACCTTGTCGCCCAGTTTCGCGACGAGCGGCGCGGTTCCGGGGAAGGCCCTGGCGTTAAAAGTCAGCACGTTGAAATCGGTCATGACGTTGGGGTCGGGGCGGTTGGTGCCCACTTTGATCGCCCATTCGTGCGTCTGAAGGACGAAGTCGCGGTCGGGTCGCTGGTCGGGCGGCACGCCACGCGGGTGCACGACGATCATGCCGACCATGCCCATGCCCATCTGGGTCATTTCGTCGTGATGGGAGTGGTACATGAAGGTGCCGTTCTGGCGGAGC is part of the Humisphaera borealis genome and encodes:
- a CDS encoding ComEC/Rec2 family competence protein; amino-acid sequence: MITPPGTLNPTHLTSAARYPAVPVAFFFLCGIAIFRLLPTWPLSWLAAGVLLLGIAVLFRRSAVVASVCFWAAWLMTGLAAAQQAAFEYPHNHIAHYAADQSRLAQLELTLDDPPRIITNPFDQRQAIPPKQVALARVVRVLTNTGWQPCDGEVLLQINDPHPGLLAGQTLRSIGLLQRPAPAMNPGQFDWARYYRERRVLASYTINRADCIDIVSAASPDPLTAARLKARRLLADGFSPEQSLDHAVLRALLLGDNDPQLRDVQEQFQRTGTAHHLAISGTHVALLAGMIWGICRVIGVRPRRAACVALVFTVSYGLLALPSPPVVRSIVLASAMGIGVISGKRGQALTLLAASVIAMLVYHPLDLFNAGFQLSFGTVLGLILLTEPTLRSLETATGYNDPDAVVRRSFQTPTRWGRIKDAANRAVLTSLAAGIVAWLVSMPLIALHFEQLNPWAIVAGIALAVFVLVALAGGMLKLLLTFCWPSLADTWATVAATPIRWMRGVVEWLGTWPFADIPVPPSPWWLLLLFYVLLLTAIWRTKPDSLRWVLRLGRLAVAMFIVLPPLQAYVNPPVPGGTVRVTLLAVGAGQCAVVQPPGGRTLLVDAGSSSLADLVGKCLGPFLRHARCTGVDTLMLSHADHDHVSAAVEVVRSYQVREVLAGNRFTAHAQSNPQTRRLIDDLGALNRPPRIVLPGERTPLAQDTAIEILWPPAAAGIAEPKLTTNDGSLVFRLKHAGRTILFPGDIQDGAMRELLRNPSQLKADVLVAMHHGSAETMTEAFIAAVDPQFVVSSNDRTLSGKQRQFERLLANRLLLRTNDAGAITITIDEQGALRVVPFITSPQTSTQTSQQTSFLTRPPEGP
- the hslV gene encoding ATP-dependent protease subunit HslV is translated as MKPARSTTILSVRRGDQVALGGDGQVTLGNVVAKADATKIRRLAGGRVLAGFAGAAADAFALIERFEKKLAEFPDNTRRAVIELAKDWRTDRAMRRLEAMLAVADKTTSLIVSGAGDVIEPTDGVIGIGSGGPYALSAAKALLSHSTLTAREIVEASLQIAGEVCIYTNTNIKVEVL
- a CDS encoding DinB family protein, with the translated sequence MKLYLARMFRYVAWADRRTLAAVRVTPAAHAEALPLLAHLLAAEHVWLARLENRDPSHPVWPTLSLDACDSLAAENEAGYQAFIGRLGDGPTGSVRYRTTQGQAFVTPVLDILSQVITHGPYHRGQIAKIIGRTGGAVINTDFITFTREAEPAG
- a CDS encoding alpha/beta hydrolase family protein; its protein translation is MRNALTAVCLLAINLCGLPAFGQVAGGGDRFGADALLAGRGEADGAVRSAADWPRRRDRLLEAMQRVMGPLPAPSAAPLDVKVLAEERGRTFVRQTIEYTAEVDPRSGRAERVPAYLYLPIDLKAGEKRPAVLALHPTSKLGKAEIAGAGKPNRQYGLELAERGYVVICPDYPSFGDYAKDFAASPHASGTMQGIVNHRRAVDLLISLSQVDGERIGAIGHSLGGHNALFIAAFDSRIKAAVTSCGWNLFPDYYKGDLTGWSSDRYMPRIKSEFGRSPDRMPFDFHEVIATIAPRAVLSISPTQDANFAAEGVRKAVPSVAAVYALLGAERAFEVEYPECAHDFPPAMRDRAYRFLDVALRVQTDGRGR
- a CDS encoding sialidase family protein, whose amino-acid sequence is MRTARPNSPRPIRCCAAAPFWAAALLVMVLLASALASTAQAVAAVDAPAVKTLRVPDRGIFPQAAIDSRGRLHLMYVKGDPMAADAYYVRSDDGGATFTKPIRVNSGPESVIVTGTVRGPHLSVGRGDRIHVAWMGSSKAEPKSGKLAPMLYTRLNDAGDAFEPQRNVGAGHPGLDGGGSVAADADGNVYVAWHAPAHPGKSEGEEGRQVWISRSQDDGKTFAPETAANPQPNGVCACCGMRIYCGDKGRVLILYRSASQAIHRDIQMLVSDDHGKSFQVAVADPWQVATCVMSTAACTSVAADGGRSLAAAWETTGQIRVALLTAGATKPTVMMSVPGDGKSRKHPSVAANSRGQILVAWAEGTGWNKGGTLAWQLFDAAGKPIAGESGQAPGIPVWSVPSAVALPDGSFRVIY
- a CDS encoding multicopper oxidase family protein, whose protein sequence is MLAATATAVAGGALHHNGIASAQDAASRPANANPGAALPPGEPGKDYNPVIVPNGWTLPYKIVDGVKVFHMVAEEVDHEFAPGLRARCWGYNGSVHGPCIEAVEGDRVRFFVTNRLGAATTVHWHGLIVPNGMDGVGGLSQKAIPPGETYAYEFTLRQNGTFMYHSHHDEMTQMGMGMVGMIVVHPRGVPPDQRPDRDFVLQTHEWAIKVGTNRPDPNVMTDFNVLTFNARAFPGTAPLVAKLGDKVRMRFGNLSAMDHHPIHLHGYYFKVTETDGGRIPEAGQWPETTVLVPVGSTRTVEFVADNLGDWAMHCHMTHHVMNQMGHGLPNMIGVDPAGLDDKIRKLLPDYMTMGQHGMGDMGDMGMAVPPNSIPMVGGKGPHDYITMGGMFTILKVRETLPNGDNADPGWYQDKPGDRSLPATAEQLQANGIAADGSTAPKPPPGIAAAARPKGNPSTGPTTRPTPAGTSPHQH